The Phycisphaeraceae bacterium genome has a window encoding:
- a CDS encoding ShlB/FhaC/HecB family hemolysin secretion/activation protein: MCGNGWDRRWARWLSGLAASCACLWLGVAAAARQQDPPPASDEPPPEPPGEATPAPHSGDGESFPVSRFDFLYNIDHPDHPSAELLGNLEVTLGVLPTGYVSPRLGVESIRLRLADAPSLASQNYHVTAIQTVLEAVRDYLVTEAGLLGVFVTPHPDDIADQGNFTYVDGRDGETALRVLIYTAIVRDVRTVGFGDRLPKDNRINHPLHERIRARSPFHPADPPAEGEEAAVGDLLRKRMLDDYLFQLNRRPGRRVDVAISEADENGVVLDYLVSENRPLTLYAQVSNTGTKQTNEIRERFGLIWSQVTNNDDEFSLEYVTAGFSESHAVIGSYDAPLGDRRDMRWRVFGSFQTFTASDVGFADEEFSGDSWTIGAEVSATILQHRELFLDAFLGARFQHIKVRNDIVDIEGQDDFFIPTIGLRLERRTDIASTRGSIALEGNWAGVAGTDEDGLDRLGRLFPDKDWLVVLWEFSHSFYLEPIFNAREWRDISNPAATTLAHEIFLSFRGQHALGNRLIPQAEEVAGGALSVRGYPESVVAGDNAYVATVEYRFHLPKSFPHERQTGQLFGEPFRWKPQEPYGSADWDLIFRTFLDVGRTENSDPLIFETDETLIGAGIGMEFSFRRNFSARVDWGFALRDILDGDVTAGSSQVHFLITFVF, translated from the coding sequence ATGTGTGGGAACGGATGGGATCGTCGATGGGCGCGCTGGCTGTCAGGGCTTGCGGCTTCGTGCGCGTGCCTCTGGCTCGGCGTCGCGGCTGCCGCGCGGCAGCAGGATCCACCGCCCGCCTCGGACGAGCCGCCCCCGGAACCCCCCGGCGAGGCGACGCCGGCGCCGCACTCCGGAGATGGCGAATCCTTCCCAGTAAGCCGATTCGACTTCCTCTACAACATCGACCATCCGGATCATCCGTCGGCGGAACTCCTCGGCAACCTGGAAGTGACGCTCGGCGTCCTCCCCACCGGCTACGTCAGCCCCCGATTGGGTGTGGAGTCCATCCGGTTGCGGCTGGCCGACGCCCCTTCGCTCGCCTCGCAGAACTACCACGTCACCGCCATCCAGACCGTGCTGGAAGCCGTCCGCGATTACCTGGTCACCGAGGCGGGCCTGCTGGGTGTGTTCGTGACCCCGCACCCGGACGACATCGCCGATCAGGGCAACTTCACCTACGTGGACGGTCGGGACGGGGAAACGGCGCTTCGGGTGCTGATCTACACCGCCATCGTGCGAGACGTGCGAACGGTCGGGTTCGGCGACCGGCTTCCCAAGGACAACCGGATCAATCATCCGCTTCACGAGCGCATCCGCGCCCGGTCGCCGTTCCACCCCGCCGATCCGCCCGCCGAGGGCGAGGAAGCCGCCGTCGGTGACCTGCTGCGGAAACGGATGCTCGACGACTACCTGTTCCAGTTGAACCGTCGCCCGGGCCGCCGGGTGGACGTGGCGATTTCCGAGGCCGACGAGAACGGCGTGGTGCTCGACTACCTGGTGTCGGAGAACCGCCCCCTCACCCTCTACGCCCAAGTGTCCAACACCGGCACCAAGCAGACCAACGAGATCCGAGAGCGTTTCGGGCTGATCTGGAGCCAGGTGACCAACAACGACGACGAGTTTTCGCTGGAGTATGTCACCGCCGGGTTCAGCGAGTCGCATGCCGTGATCGGCTCCTACGACGCGCCGCTGGGCGACCGCCGCGACATGCGATGGCGGGTCTTCGGGTCGTTCCAGACCTTCACCGCGTCGGACGTCGGGTTCGCGGACGAGGAGTTCTCGGGCGATTCGTGGACCATCGGCGCGGAAGTCTCCGCGACCATTCTCCAGCATCGCGAACTGTTCCTCGACGCCTTCCTGGGCGCCCGATTCCAGCATATCAAGGTGCGCAACGACATCGTTGACATCGAGGGTCAGGACGATTTCTTCATCCCCACCATCGGACTGCGGCTCGAACGACGCACCGACATCGCCTCCACCCGCGGCTCCATCGCGCTGGAGGGCAACTGGGCCGGCGTCGCCGGCACGGATGAGGATGGATTGGACCGGCTCGGACGGCTCTTTCCTGACAAGGACTGGCTGGTGGTGCTGTGGGAGTTCAGCCACAGTTTCTACCTGGAGCCGATCTTCAACGCCAGGGAATGGCGCGACATCTCGAATCCTGCCGCCACCACGCTGGCTCACGAGATCTTCCTGTCCTTCCGAGGCCAGCACGCCTTGGGGAACCGCCTGATCCCGCAGGCCGAGGAAGTGGCGGGCGGCGCCTTGAGCGTCCGCGGATACCCGGAATCCGTGGTGGCCGGCGATAACGCCTATGTCGCCACGGTGGAGTACCGCTTCCACCTGCCCAAGTCATTCCCCCACGAACGGCAGACCGGGCAACTCTTCGGCGAACCGTTCCGCTGGAAGCCGCAGGAGCCCTACGGCAGCGCCGACTGGGATCTGATCTTCAGAACCTTCCTTGACGTGGGAAGGACCGAGAACAGCGACCCCCTCATCTTCGAAACCGACGAAACCCTGATCGGCGCTGGAATCGGGATGGAGTTTTCCTTTCGTCGGAACTTCAGCGCTCGCGTGGACTGGGGATTCGCACTCCGGGACATCCTTGACGGGGATGTGACCGCCGGGTCCAGCCAGGTTCACTTCCTCATCACTTTTGTCTTTTGA